CATTTCATCATAGGCCTGGTGACGGAAGTTGAGGGTCCAGTTAAAAGAAGGAGAGTTGTTGTAAACCAGTTTGGCATTGGGCACCACTTCTCTCACCCTGTTTACCATATGAGCTATTTGCTTCACATTGGGCGTGGGCGTTTCGATCCATAAAAGATCGGCCCCATTTTGCAGGCTGGTAATACAATCCAGAACCACCCGGTCTATATTAGTTCCGGCTTTGAATTTGTACAGCCCGTTGGGCAATCGCACGGGGCGCATGAGCTTACCATTCCTTTTCAGCAGCACATCGTCTTCTTTGGCTTCATTGATGTCTATAGTTTCGGCTTCTATGAAAGCTAAATACTTTGAGGCCAAATCTCCCGGCTCCTGACTCACCGGAAGCTTTTGAGTGAGCCCGGCACCTTCAGAATCTGTTCTTGCCACAATTATTCCGTCTTCAACCCCCAGTTCGATGAAAGCATACCTGATGGCATTTAGCTTAGCGATGAAATCTTCATGCGGCACAGTCACTTTCCCATCCTGATGCCCACATTGTTTGGCATCTGAGACCTGATTTTCAATCTGGATGGCACAAGCCCCAGCCTGGATCATTTTTTTCGCTAACAGGTAAGTGGCCTCTTCGTTGCCAAAACCTGCATCAATATCTGCAATAATGGGCACTACATGAGTTTCAAAATTGTCAATTTTATTTTGTACATCCTCGCCTTTTTCAAGTCTTCGGAAAAGGTCGTTTAACTCAATGGCATCTGCCTGGCGCAAGAAATCGTAAATTTCACCAATAAGCGCCGGCACGGCAGTTTTTTCGTGCATGGATTGATCGGGCAGGGGACCGAATTCTGACCGCAGGGCAGCCACCATCCAGCCCGAAAGATAGAGGTATTTTTTACTGGTGGTTTTGTGGTGCTTTTTCACGGCTATCATATTTTGCTGGGCCACAAAACCATGCCAGCAGCCCAGAGACTGGGTGTACTGAGATGGATCTTTATCATACTCTGCCATATCTTTTCTCATGATGGCTGCGGTATATTTTGCAATATCCAGACCTGTTCTAAACCTGTTTTGAAGAATCATTCTTGCTGCACTTTCAGCATTTACAGAGTTCCATGTTTCTCCATATTTTTCTTTCAGGTTCTGTACAGCCTCCAATGCAGAGCGATAATTTGTTTGTGGTTGATTTTTCATAATTTTGTAAGATGTTATTAGTTTGTTATTAATAATTAGATCCTGCAGATTGTTGCCGCAATCGCAGGATCGCTTTTTTTAAATGTACTGGTAAGCCGGAAGCGTGAGGAACTCTTCAAATCTTTCTGAAAGCACCAGCTTATCAAAAAGGCTGATAGCCAGCTCATACCGGTTGCCTTCAACAGCGTTGCTTTCTGCTTCTGCCATGATTTTATCAGATTCATTTTGTAGTAGCGTTTTGTACAATTCAGTATTGAATTTACGCCCGTCTTCCAGCACAACTTCGTGCTTTAGCCATTGCCACAGCTGCGTTCTTGAGATTTCGGCAGTAGCGGCATCTTCCATTAGGTTGTAAAGTGCCACCGCACCATAACCCCGCAGCCAGGCTTCAGTATAAAGAATTCCCACGTTGATGTTCTTTCTAATCCCGGCTTCGGTAATGCTACCCCTGGGTATCTCTACCAGGTCTTCTTCAGAAATATGCACATCATCACGAGTCACGTGCAGTTGATTTGGCCCCGGCATGTGTTTATCGAACTCCGCCCTGGCCACTTCTACCAACGCCGGATGCGCAACCCAGGTGCCGTCATGCCCGTTTTTCACTTCGCGCTCTTTATCTTTTCTCACTTTTTCTATGGCAGCTGCATTGGCTTCCTCATTATTTTTAATAGGAATCTGAGCGGCCATACCACCAATGGCATGAATGCCCCGTTTATGGCAACGCTGGATCACCAGCTTTGAATAAGCTTCCATAAAAGGTGTGGTCATGCTCACCTGGTCGCGGTTTGGCACCACATATTGCGGGTGGTTCCTGAATTTCTTGATGTACGAAAAAATGTAATCCCAACGGCCGCAATTTAGGCCCACGATATGATCTTTGAGTTCATAGATGATTTCGTCTAGCTGAAAACTTGCAGTAATAGTTTCGATGAGCACGGTGGCCTTAAAAGTTCCTGTTGGCACTTCCAGATAATCCTGTGCAAAGTTGAATACCTTATTCCACCAGCGGGCTTCGGTGTAATGCTCTAACTTCGGAAGGTAGAAGTAGGGCGCGGTATTGTTCTTCAGCAAAATTTGAGTGTTATGATAAACGTACAGACCAAAATCCACGAGGCTGCCTGAAGCTTGTTCCCCATTGATCAATATATGTTTTTCGTCAAGGTGCAGACCTCGTGGCCGCACCAGTAAAACCGCGGTTTCAGGATTGAGATTATAAGATTTTCCGCTCTCTGGATCTAAAAGGGAAATGGTCCTGTTATTGGCATCAATCAGGTTTTGCTGGCCTTCAATCACGTTTTGCCAGGTAGGCGAGGTACTGTCTTCCAGGTCTGCCATAAATGTTCTGGCTCCCGAATTCAATGCATTGATCACCATTTTTCTATCTACAGGTCCCGTGATCTCCACCCGCCTGTCTTGCAGATCGGCAGGAATACTGCCTGCCCGCCAGTCTTCTTCCCTTATGGATTTGGTCTCGGGTGGGAACTGAGGCAAGGTACCTTTATCGAAAACCTTTTGCCGTGCTACACGCTTTTCCAGCAAGGAAAGTCTTTCTGGATTAAACTTTTCGTGTAATGCAGTTAGAAAATTCAAAGCCCCGTCTGAAAGGATTTCAGGGTAATAATTTTTTACATCTTTTGAAAATTCTAAATTACCTGCTTTTAATTCTTTGGTTTTCATGGTTTTATTGTTTTGCACAACAATATTACATGAAAGAATTTAAAAAAACAAGCGAACGTTCGCTAAAGATAAAAATTCGCAAATAATTAATATTCGCGAAAAACTTTATCTTTGAATTATGGAAGAAGAGTATATCAAGCTCATTTTTGGACTGAAGCTAAAGCAGATAAGGACCGAGAAGAATTTGTCTTTATTTGGTTTATCCAAACTTTCGGGCTTATCTAAATCATATCTCAACGAAATTGAGAATGGAAAAAAATATCCCAAACCCGATAAAATAGCCTTACTCTCAGATAAACTGGAAGTTCCTTACGACCAAATGGTCTCCCTAAGGCTTGACAAGAATTTAGCTCCCATTGGAGAATTACTGCAATCGAAGATCCTGAAGGAAATTCCGCTGGAACTTTTCGGCATCAAAGAAAGCAACCTTATTGATATCGTCGCCAACGCCCCTACAAAGGTAACTGCGTTTATAAGTACCATCATTGAAATTGCTCATCATTACAGCTTTAGCAAGGAGAGCTTTTTCCTGGCTGCCGTGCGTTCATTCCAGGAAGCCAATAACAATTATTTCGAGGACCTGGAACAGCAGGTGTTGAAATTTGCAAAAGCTTACCAGGTAGACCTCAACAGGTTTTTAGGATCAAAAGTTTTGGAAGAGATCCTGGTAGAAGAGTACGGCTACGTAATTAATGAAAATGAACTGAGTAAAAATGAGGCTTTAGGTAATCTGCGATCAGTTTTTGTACCTCAAACCAAAACGCTGCTGCTGGCAAACGGAATTGACGAAGCCCAACGCACCTTTATCTTTGCCAAAGAAATAGCCTATAATTACCTCGAAATAACCGACAGGCTGCACACTTTTCCGTGGATAAAGTTCCAGAGGTTTGACCAGGTACTCAACAACTTCTACGCATCTTATTTTGCCGGGGCCTTAATAATTCCGAAAGAGGACCTGAGTTCACAACTGGAGAACTTTTTTGAAAAAGAGAGATTTGATGCAACTCATTTCCTGCAAATGCTGGAAGGTTTTAACGCTTCCCCGGAATCTTTTTATCAGCGGCTAACCAATATTTTACCTAAGTCTTTTAATATTAAAAACTTGTTCTTCCTGCGGTTCACTCATAAAGAAGGCAGTGAAAAATTCTTCCTAAATAAGGAGCTCCATTTAACCCATCACCATTCCCCCCGGGCCAATGAGACCAATGAGCATTATTGCAGAAGGTGGGTGTCGCTGAAGGGGTTAAAAGAAATAAGTAAAAGCGGAAAGGATCATGAATTCGGGTTGCAGGTCTCTCATTACCCAAGCCATGGAACTACTTACCTGGTTCTCTCCTCTGCCACTAAAGACCCTTTCAGGAATAACCAGTATCGAAGCATAAGTATTGGCCTGCTCATCAATAAACAACTGGAGCGAAAAGTGAACTTTTTAGGAGATAAAGCGATCCCGTGGCGGGATGTGGGCGTCACCTGTGAGCGCTGCGGAATTATAGATTGCGAGGTGAGGCAGGCCCCGGCAATTGTTCTGGATAAAGAAGCCAAAAACAAAAAAATTGAAAAGATCGTGGAGGAATTAAACTTCCGGTTCCAATCCTGACAGGCTACTCTCTGATGGGTACATCCCCCTTCGAGATAAGATTTAAACATATATCTTCAATAATTTATACAGCCTTCGGAAGAATAAGTATTGTAAACTAAATCCTGAAGCGATTTAATATTTATATCGAAACCAACAGGCGAACCTGCGAGCCCGATGAGGTCGTACAACCAGTAACACAAAAGCCTCCTGTTTTCACAGAAGGCTTATGAATGTTTGTAAATGTACATTGCCACCTTTACGATAGGCAATTGAAATTACATCAGGAATTTACTTCCGAAGAGATAAACACTGAATCTTTATGGCAGCAACAGTATTCTTATCTTAAACTTCTTTCCTGTCAATTCCTTTTAGTACGCCATTTTTACGATCTCTTCTACATTTGCGGGGGTGAGGGATTGGTGTTCTCCCAGGCCTGTCCAGCCTCTTTCGACAAAGCGCTTGTTGATCTTCTCGGCAGTACCTTCGTAATCTTTGGTGTAACTGGACAATTGGGTAGCTATCCCCATCTGGTTAAAGAATTCTTCGGTCCTGTCTATTGCGGCCGCAGCTTTCTCTTCTAAAGTACCCTCTGTGATATTCCATACCCTTTCGGCATACTGCGCCAGTTTCTCTTTTTTAGCTTCAAAGTTAAACCTGTAATGGCTCGGTGCAATTATTGCCAGGGTGCGGGCGTGGTCAATTCCGAAGAGGGCTGTAAGCTCATGCCCCATTGCATGCACCGCCCAGTCTGTAGGCACTCCTTTTTGAATGAGTCCGTTGAGGGCCATGGTACAGCTCCACATGAAATTTGACGCCGCAGTATAATCTGAAGGATCATTTAAAACTTTTGGCCCAACTTCAATAAGCGTCTGCATGATGCTTTCGGCAAACCTGTCCTGCAAATATGCGCCGCTGGGATAGGTCATATACTGCTCGAGCACGTGCGTAAAGGCATCAGTAATGCCGTTGGCTATCTGGCGTGACGGAATTGACTTTATCACCTCCGGATCGAGAATAGAGAACAAAGGAAATAAGCCCGGACCGCCCATTCCAAGTTTCTCCTGAGTTTCTTCCCGGGTGATCACAGCGCTAGAATTCATTTCTGAACCCGTGGCAGGCAAGGTAAGCACAGTCCCAAAAGGCATGGCTTTGCTGGTACGTATCTTTTGCGCCGGTATTTCCCATGGCTCTCCTCCTTCATAGAGGGCCGCTGAGGCTAGGAATTTGGTACCGTCTATGACCGATCCTCCTCCCACAGCCAGCAGGAACGTGATATTCTCTTCCTTTATCAGCTTCAGGGCCTTCATGAGCACTTCGTATTCGGGATTGGCCGGGATACCGCCAAATTCCATAACTTCAAAACCCTTAAGGGCCTCTTTTACCTGCTCATAAATGCCATTTTTCTTAATGCTTCCGCCGCCATAAAGCATGAGGATTTTGGCATTTTTGGGAAGTTCTTCTTGCAGTTTTTTTATCTGCCCTTTTCCGAAGAGAATTTTCGTTGGGTTCTTAAAATCAAAATTTCTCATAAATAGCTTTTCAGGATTAGTCAATAACTGTGATCAGATCTTCTTTGTGCTTGCGCACCTTTACCAGACCGGCCAGCCAGTCGTTTTCGGGATCGCGATAGCCAAGAGGTAGCATCACACAGCTCTTTAATCCTTTTTCACCCAGGTTGAGGATTTCATCAAGCGCGGCCTCGTCAAAACCTTCCATTGGCGTGCTGTCTACCCCTTCAAAAGCGGCGGCGGCAATAGCCTGTGAAAAAGCAATATACGCCTGGCGGGCAGCGTGATTAAAATTCTCTGCAGCCTCTCTCTGCGGATAATGGCTCAGCAACTTCTGGCGGTAATTCTCATAACCTTCATTTTTAAAGCCGCGGACTTCATTTGTAAGGTCAAATACCTTATTGATACGGTCTTCGGTATAAGTATCCCAGGCCGCAAAAACCAGCAGGTGTGAACAATCGGTCACTACCGACTGGTTCCAGGCGATGGCTTTTATCTTTTCCTTTAACTCGGGGTTGGTGATCACCAAAATCTCGAAAGGCTGCAATCCGCTGGAAGTTGGGGCCAACGAAGCCGCTTCTAAAATAGCATCGATCTTTTCCTGTGGCACTTTCTCGCCGTTCATTGCTTTGGTGGCATAGCGCCAGTTGAGTTTATCTAGTAATTCCATAGTTTTGATTATATATTAATGAATGTTCATTCTTTTTTTGACGGAAAAAAATTCCTGTTTCTTGCTTCTGAAAAATTAAAGTTTAATAGCGTCCCAGGCTGCGGAATATGCTCTTTCAAGCGCCGGTTTATCTACTTTGCACCAGCCTTTTAACTCGGTGTTAAGCAGAAAGCTGATGGGATAAACGGTAAAAGCATATAGAATAAAAGGCGATAAAGGTTTCACAACGCCTTCTTCTTTGCCGCGCTCCCACAGGGCAATAAGCGGTTGCAGGTGCTTAAGGCCTTCCTGCCTGCTCTCTTCATCTATCATGGGCGTATTATCGCACTGTGAAAGGAACAGGGCATGATCAACCTCCTTTAGTTTAAAAGTGGCAATGTTCATCCATATCTTTTTAAAGCCCTCTTCTACCCCCATGCTGGGTTCATAATCTTTAAAAGCGCAATTGCTGAAAGAACTTTTCACCTCAATATATGCCTGATTCGCCAAATCCTGCTTATTCTTAAAATACAGGTAAATGGTGGCCGGGGAAACATTGGCCATTTTGGCAATTTTAGACATGGGAGCTGCGTGGAAACCGTTATTGTTTACCAGGCAAATGGTTGCTTTTAGCAAAGCATCGCGCTTTATCTGACTTTTAGAAACTGCTTTCATCACTTAATTGAAGTGCAAATATACAAAAAAAAGAATGAACGTTCATTTTTTTACTTTCCCTAGTTAGAAGTAACTCATGCTATTGTTTTGGTTTTATCCTTAGTATTCCAAATTGGAGGGAAAAAACATATATCCATGAAATTCACTTTTGATTCGCTGCCTTCAGCTTTTAAAAAATCCCTTCTGAAAATGGCATTTTTGGCTGTCTTCTTTGGCGAAGCATAAACCAGAATATTTTTAAAAAGGACAAAGGCTGAAGGCCCCTTCCGAAGGAATTAATCATAATTTTAAACTTTGGGATTTAGTAATTTTACCTGTGTTTTAACCAAACTTTCACGCTTTTTAAGCCCTCTCCTACTGCTCATTACCTAATTTAGAGAAAAATCAATCAAAAAGTTATGGAGAGCACTCCCGGAATTCTTTATAAAGGCTACAATTACTTTCACGAACAATTTCAGAAACAGGAAACCGACCTGCTGAAGGTTAGGCTGTTCCTCAAAAAGGCCCTTGTAATGCGAGGGGAAGAAGCGGCAGAGATCTTTTATGACGACAGTCGTTTCTCCCGGGAAGGCGCCACTCCAAAACGCTTTAAAAAGACCCTGCTGGGCAAGGGCGGAGTACAGGGACTGGACGGTGATGAGCATGTGCATAGAAAAAGGATGTTTATGCAGGAGATGAACCCGGATTCTTTGGCACGGCTCGAAGAATTTTTTGAAGCCCACCTGCAAAAAGCCATAAGCTCCTGGGAAAAGCAGCCCGAAATTACCTTTTTTGACGAGATAGAAGAAGTGCTATTTCGCGCAGCCTGCGACTGGGTGGGAGTTCCGGTTAAAGAAGACGAAGTAGAGCAGCGTAAAAATGAGCTTTCAGAATTAATAGATGGGGCAGGCCGTGTGGGCCCAGGTCATTACAAAGCCCGAAGAGCCCGAAAAAGCTCTGAGAAATGGATCATGAAACTGGTAAGGCAGAAAAGAAAACAGAAAATAAATGCTTCCGGCAGCTCAATTTTGTCGCGCTTCTCCTTTCATAGGAACCTACAAAACAAACTTCTCGACAGGAGAATTGTGGCTGTAGAGATCCTCAACCTGCTTCGCCCCATTGTGGCCATTTCCCGCTACATCACCTTTTCTGCACTTGCACTGCACGAAAATCCACAGTACCGCGAGCGGCTTAGAAAAGACACCAGTAAACTCGACCTGTATTTTGTTCAGGAAGTGCGCAGGTTTTACCCTTTTTTCCCTTTTGTTCCTGCTAAGGTGAACAAAGAATTTGAATGGAAAGGGGTGAAATTCCCAAAAGGCCGGCGGGTATTGCTGGATCTTTACGCCACACAACACCACGAGAAAATATGGAGCAACCCCAATGTTTTTTATGCCGAAAGATTTTCAACCTGGAATGGCAGTGCCTTTAATTTTATTCCGCAGGGAGGAGGAGATCACGTTCACAACCACAGGTGCGCAGGCGAATGGATCACCATTAAGCTTACAAGGATCGCCCTCAATAACCTGGTTGAGAAGATGAGTTACCATATCCCGGAACAAGACCTGAAAATAGAGCTTTCAAACATCCCCGCCATTCCTAAAAGCAGGTTAAAAATGACCAACATTGAACGGACACTTAGCGGAATTCAGGTGCTGTAGGAAGATTCTCTACTATATAAACACCTGATAATTTGATCTTTAAAAGATTGGGGCATTTAAACTAATTCCTTCAGAATTCACTACTTTTGAAGCAAAATTCTATTGGTGAAGCACGCCCAGATCCTATACCTTTTTTCCATCATTTTTTTTGCTGGCTTCAGCAGTTACGGCCAGGAAGAAAAGAAGATTCGTTATGAAAGCGAACGCACTCTAAAAGACGAAGAGAACTACCCCGGCGCTTTTATTTTGAGCAAGGTGAACGAGCAGGTGCATTTCATTCATCAGGGAATTGAAGTTTGGTGCGACCAGGCCATTCATTACGCCGAAGAGAATTTTTTTAAGGCCTACGGAAATGTGCGCATGGAACAGGGCGACACCATCACCATGACCAGCCAATACGCCGAGTATAATGGCGATACCCAGTTTGCCTTTGCCAGCGGAAATGTTTTTATGCGCAATCCACAAACCAGCTTACAAACCGATACCCTTTTCTTTGACCGCACCAAACAACAGGCATATTACCGCAGTGGCGGCATCATACGCGACACCGCAAGTGTGCTAAAAAGCCAGATTGGCCGCTACTACCTCAAAGATGAGAAATACACTTTCGCTTCTGAAGTGGTGATCACCAATCCAGATTACGTTTTGAAGTCTACCCAGCTGGACTTCTATTCCGATAACGGCCACGCCTACATGTATGGCCCCTCCACCATCACCAGCGACGAATCTACCA
This Salinimicrobium tongyeongense DNA region includes the following protein-coding sequences:
- a CDS encoding TetR/AcrR family transcriptional regulator, with the protein product MKAVSKSQIKRDALLKATICLVNNNGFHAAPMSKIAKMANVSPATIYLYFKNKQDLANQAYIEVKSSFSNCAFKDYEPSMGVEEGFKKIWMNIATFKLKEVDHALFLSQCDNTPMIDEESRQEGLKHLQPLIALWERGKEEGVVKPLSPFILYAFTVYPISFLLNTELKGWCKVDKPALERAYSAAWDAIKL
- a CDS encoding iron-containing alcohol dehydrogenase, with the translated sequence MRNFDFKNPTKILFGKGQIKKLQEELPKNAKILMLYGGGSIKKNGIYEQVKEALKGFEVMEFGGIPANPEYEVLMKALKLIKEENITFLLAVGGGSVIDGTKFLASAALYEGGEPWEIPAQKIRTSKAMPFGTVLTLPATGSEMNSSAVITREETQEKLGMGGPGLFPLFSILDPEVIKSIPSRQIANGITDAFTHVLEQYMTYPSGAYLQDRFAESIMQTLIEVGPKVLNDPSDYTAASNFMWSCTMALNGLIQKGVPTDWAVHAMGHELTALFGIDHARTLAIIAPSHYRFNFEAKKEKLAQYAERVWNITEGTLEEKAAAAIDRTEEFFNQMGIATQLSSYTKDYEGTAEKINKRFVERGWTGLGEHQSLTPANVEEIVKMAY
- a CDS encoding helix-turn-helix domain-containing protein, with product MEEEYIKLIFGLKLKQIRTEKNLSLFGLSKLSGLSKSYLNEIENGKKYPKPDKIALLSDKLEVPYDQMVSLRLDKNLAPIGELLQSKILKEIPLELFGIKESNLIDIVANAPTKVTAFISTIIEIAHHYSFSKESFFLAAVRSFQEANNNYFEDLEQQVLKFAKAYQVDLNRFLGSKVLEEILVEEYGYVINENELSKNEALGNLRSVFVPQTKTLLLANGIDEAQRTFIFAKEIAYNYLEITDRLHTFPWIKFQRFDQVLNNFYASYFAGALIIPKEDLSSQLENFFEKERFDATHFLQMLEGFNASPESFYQRLTNILPKSFNIKNLFFLRFTHKEGSEKFFLNKELHLTHHHSPRANETNEHYCRRWVSLKGLKEISKSGKDHEFGLQVSHYPSHGTTYLVLSSATKDPFRNNQYRSISIGLLINKQLERKVNFLGDKAIPWRDVGVTCERCGIIDCEVRQAPAIVLDKEAKNKKIEKIVEELNFRFQS
- a CDS encoding cytochrome P450, which gives rise to MESTPGILYKGYNYFHEQFQKQETDLLKVRLFLKKALVMRGEEAAEIFYDDSRFSREGATPKRFKKTLLGKGGVQGLDGDEHVHRKRMFMQEMNPDSLARLEEFFEAHLQKAISSWEKQPEITFFDEIEEVLFRAACDWVGVPVKEDEVEQRKNELSELIDGAGRVGPGHYKARRARKSSEKWIMKLVRQKRKQKINASGSSILSRFSFHRNLQNKLLDRRIVAVEILNLLRPIVAISRYITFSALALHENPQYRERLRKDTSKLDLYFVQEVRRFYPFFPFVPAKVNKEFEWKGVKFPKGRRVLLDLYATQHHEKIWSNPNVFYAERFSTWNGSAFNFIPQGGGDHVHNHRCAGEWITIKLTRIALNNLVEKMSYHIPEQDLKIELSNIPAIPKSRLKMTNIERTLSGIQVL
- a CDS encoding nitroreductase family protein; this encodes MELLDKLNWRYATKAMNGEKVPQEKIDAILEAASLAPTSSGLQPFEILVITNPELKEKIKAIAWNQSVVTDCSHLLVFAAWDTYTEDRINKVFDLTNEVRGFKNEGYENYRQKLLSHYPQREAAENFNHAARQAYIAFSQAIAAAAFEGVDSTPMEGFDEAALDEILNLGEKGLKSCVMLPLGYRDPENDWLAGLVKVRKHKEDLITVID
- a CDS encoding isocitrate lyase, translated to MKNQPQTNYRSALEAVQNLKEKYGETWNSVNAESAARMILQNRFRTGLDIAKYTAAIMRKDMAEYDKDPSQYTQSLGCWHGFVAQQNMIAVKKHHKTTSKKYLYLSGWMVAALRSEFGPLPDQSMHEKTAVPALIGEIYDFLRQADAIELNDLFRRLEKGEDVQNKIDNFETHVVPIIADIDAGFGNEEATYLLAKKMIQAGACAIQIENQVSDAKQCGHQDGKVTVPHEDFIAKLNAIRYAFIELGVEDGIIVARTDSEGAGLTQKLPVSQEPGDLASKYLAFIEAETIDINEAKEDDVLLKRNGKLMRPVRLPNGLYKFKAGTNIDRVVLDCITSLQNGADLLWIETPTPNVKQIAHMVNRVREVVPNAKLVYNNSPSFNWTLNFRHQAYDEMLAEGENMTGYDRNNLMDSAYDGTELCFRADRMIKKFQIQGAKEAGIFHHLITLPTYHTTALHMNDLTKGYFSEEGMLAYVTGVQRQEIRKGVSCVKHQRMAGSDLGDDHKSFFSGEKALKAEGEKNTSNQFKDHQTVAEQEPVMDK
- the aceB gene encoding malate synthase A is translated as MKTKELKAGNLEFSKDVKNYYPEILSDGALNFLTALHEKFNPERLSLLEKRVARQKVFDKGTLPQFPPETKSIREEDWRAGSIPADLQDRRVEITGPVDRKMVINALNSGARTFMADLEDSTSPTWQNVIEGQQNLIDANNRTISLLDPESGKSYNLNPETAVLLVRPRGLHLDEKHILINGEQASGSLVDFGLYVYHNTQILLKNNTAPYFYLPKLEHYTEARWWNKVFNFAQDYLEVPTGTFKATVLIETITASFQLDEIIYELKDHIVGLNCGRWDYIFSYIKKFRNHPQYVVPNRDQVSMTTPFMEAYSKLVIQRCHKRGIHAIGGMAAQIPIKNNEEANAAAIEKVRKDKEREVKNGHDGTWVAHPALVEVARAEFDKHMPGPNQLHVTRDDVHISEEDLVEIPRGSITEAGIRKNINVGILYTEAWLRGYGAVALYNLMEDAATAEISRTQLWQWLKHEVVLEDGRKFNTELYKTLLQNESDKIMAEAESNAVEGNRYELAISLFDKLVLSERFEEFLTLPAYQYI